The Shewanella japonica genome has a window encoding:
- a CDS encoding EAL domain-containing protein, translating into MSNMQDYLNDQLASHAQGAAHNLGLSISPYMDEEGLVTAEIMTNAIFDSGYYQFIRFTDFDDNILFERTNPTLAHRVPQWFMNWFTLQPPIMQSEVSDGWRLAGILKVQSNAGTSYTALYDHSISALKSTLLQLFIALIFSYFILKSVLIPLLSIEKQAKEVTQKQFNFNPSKPFTTELRTVVNAMNTMVANIQRSFSEQTALAEQLSQEVYVDSLTHLPNRRALLKRFDSLQAEAQIQGDRFFVSLVSMPSLQSINSNEGYGSGDSYISEGSELLLSLSHNIEGIDVYRISGSEFAILAYVTEEIANEFSQNMLDAFNIANSSRFEEGFANQVITKVSLTDSFTDVTKRLDTLLTHDNYLASPMTSNIATPNEARSRSEWVNIISEFTDYYQNEIANASSADFSIKCIPLEKLFDLTMQPVVDKDNNILYVESFVRFKHNGKELPTVDVFAMAERLGLLDNLERAVVSFIFLKLQQIKQTTVAINISNTALHDANFHQWLFTLYRQLQHRLPPILFEFNETAAMVSLNSTKQFISQAKSAGIGITIERFGSSLTSFQYIKNMDIDFVKLDGSYIRDIEQADTQFFIQTVTQICHGIGIDVIAPQIETEQVSQHCLHMNIDGLQGNGLFAVKNFNHIDGLTINTATMLDLADFN; encoded by the coding sequence GTGTCAAACATGCAAGATTATCTGAATGATCAGCTGGCCTCTCACGCACAAGGGGCTGCGCATAATCTAGGGTTATCTATTTCACCATACATGGATGAAGAAGGCTTAGTGACAGCAGAGATAATGACTAATGCCATTTTCGATTCAGGTTACTATCAATTTATCCGATTCACTGATTTTGATGACAATATTCTATTTGAGCGAACTAACCCAACGTTAGCTCACCGAGTACCACAATGGTTTATGAACTGGTTCACATTACAACCTCCTATCATGCAAAGTGAAGTGAGTGACGGTTGGCGATTGGCTGGGATATTAAAAGTACAATCTAATGCAGGGACATCCTACACAGCACTTTATGATCATAGTATCAGCGCATTAAAATCGACACTTTTACAGTTATTCATTGCCCTAATCTTTTCATACTTCATCTTAAAATCGGTGCTTATCCCGCTGCTTTCTATTGAAAAGCAAGCAAAAGAAGTGACTCAAAAACAATTTAATTTTAACCCTTCGAAGCCTTTTACAACTGAGTTACGTACTGTTGTCAATGCTATGAATACCATGGTTGCCAATATTCAGCGTTCCTTTTCTGAACAAACAGCACTTGCAGAACAGCTATCACAAGAAGTATATGTTGATTCGTTAACTCATCTCCCTAACCGTCGAGCATTGCTAAAAAGATTTGATTCGTTACAAGCTGAAGCCCAGATACAAGGGGATCGTTTTTTTGTCAGTTTAGTATCAATGCCCTCACTCCAATCAATTAATAGTAATGAGGGCTATGGCAGCGGTGATAGCTATATTAGTGAAGGATCGGAGCTGCTTTTATCTCTAAGTCATAATATAGAAGGTATCGATGTATACCGAATTTCAGGTTCTGAATTTGCAATTCTGGCTTATGTCACTGAAGAGATAGCAAATGAATTTAGCCAAAATATGCTAGATGCCTTCAACATTGCCAATTCCTCTCGTTTCGAAGAGGGTTTTGCTAACCAAGTTATTACTAAAGTGTCGTTAACCGATTCTTTTACCGACGTTACAAAGCGTTTAGATACATTACTCACACACGACAATTATTTAGCTTCTCCGATGACGTCCAATATTGCGACTCCCAACGAAGCACGTTCGCGCTCCGAATGGGTCAATATTATTTCTGAGTTCACTGACTATTATCAAAATGAAATAGCAAATGCGAGTAGTGCTGATTTCAGTATTAAATGCATCCCATTGGAAAAATTATTTGATCTCACTATGCAACCTGTAGTCGATAAAGATAATAATATTTTATATGTTGAGTCTTTTGTTCGCTTTAAGCATAACGGTAAAGAGCTTCCCACTGTTGATGTTTTCGCCATGGCAGAACGCCTTGGATTACTCGATAACTTAGAGCGTGCTGTAGTAAGCTTTATTTTTCTTAAACTACAACAAATTAAGCAAACTACTGTTGCCATCAACATCAGTAATACAGCCCTCCATGATGCTAACTTTCATCAATGGTTATTTACTTTATATCGCCAATTGCAACACCGCTTACCGCCAATTTTATTTGAATTTAATGAAACAGCAGCTATGGTATCGCTAAATTCCACGAAGCAATTTATCTCTCAGGCCAAAAGCGCAGGTATTGGGATTACGATCGAAAGATTTGGCTCTAGTTTGACCTCTTTCCAATATATAAAGAATATGGACATCGATTTTGTCAAATTAGATGGCAGCTATATCCGAGACATAGAGCAGGCAGATACGCAATTTTTCATTCAAACGGTGACACAGATTTGTCACGGCATTGGAATCGATGTTATTGCACCACAAATCGAAACAGAACAAGTATCACAGCACTGTTTACACATGAATATTGATGGCCTTCAGGGCAACGGTTTATTCGCTGTAAAGAATTTTAATCATATTGATGGACTAACAATCAATACTGCAACCATGCTAGACTTAGCAGACTTTAATTAA
- a CDS encoding RimK/LysX family protein: MLKSVIVALLIGGVSFSSFAVDKQVLGQTEMMSVSADGIVFEARMDTGAVNSSLHALDISVAGGSATKMKDNVGKDVTFTTFNEKGEKQVVTAEIVGTSTVSNSQGTETRYAVKLPIKFGDNTRKVKVNLRDRTTMDYKLLIGRNWLKGKYVVDVSEKKFIGPTTGISIVESGLMFDTRIDTGAVENSLHATNLRIKDEDKENMENNVGKDVTFTTMNEKNETVDVTARIHSTSLIRNAQGSEIRYMVTLTIGEPGQEFKVDVNLRDRSKMTYKLLIGRNWLQGHYIVDVDM, translated from the coding sequence ATGCTTAAATCTGTCATTGTCGCACTATTAATAGGTGGAGTTTCTTTTTCAAGTTTTGCTGTAGACAAACAAGTCTTAGGACAAACTGAGATGATGTCAGTCAGTGCTGATGGCATCGTGTTTGAGGCAAGAATGGATACCGGTGCAGTGAACTCGTCATTACATGCATTAGATATTTCTGTTGCTGGTGGCAGCGCAACTAAAATGAAAGATAATGTGGGTAAAGACGTTACTTTTACTACGTTTAATGAAAAAGGCGAGAAGCAAGTCGTTACTGCTGAAATTGTTGGTACATCTACGGTAAGTAACTCTCAAGGTACAGAAACACGTTATGCAGTAAAGTTACCGATTAAGTTTGGTGATAACACTCGTAAAGTTAAGGTTAATTTACGAGATAGAACAACCATGGATTACAAACTACTTATTGGTCGTAATTGGCTTAAAGGAAAGTATGTGGTTGATGTTTCAGAAAAGAAATTTATCGGTCCAACAACGGGCATTAGCATTGTTGAGTCTGGTTTGATGTTTGATACTCGTATTGATACTGGTGCGGTCGAGAATTCACTTCATGCAACAAACTTAAGAATTAAAGATGAAGATAAAGAAAACATGGAAAACAATGTCGGTAAAGATGTGACATTTACAACCATGAATGAGAAAAATGAAACAGTAGACGTTACTGCAAGAATTCATAGCACGTCACTTATTCGTAATGCTCAGGGTAGTGAAATTAGATATATGGTGACGTTAACCATTGGTGAACCAGGTCAAGAATTCAAAGTTGATGTTAACTTAAGGGACCGAAGCAAAATGACCTATAAATTACTTATTGGTCGCAATTGGCTTCAGGGGCATTACATTGTCGATGTGGACATGTAG
- a CDS encoding DUF3802 family protein, with amino-acid sequence MVTDKDGYIHLIQYLTEHLGLFEASEDTSINNQTVMELFEDQLSAQIIMVCGQNPNLSFAQRNKVIREIDAIVYDLEEILASVASHNATPEQSVFITEFSGLIKNLFDKEIEQILR; translated from the coding sequence ATGGTCACTGATAAAGACGGCTATATTCACTTAATTCAATATTTAACAGAACACCTTGGTTTATTTGAAGCTTCAGAAGATACCAGCATCAATAATCAAACGGTGATGGAATTATTTGAAGATCAACTCTCTGCACAAATCATCATGGTTTGTGGTCAAAACCCTAATTTATCTTTCGCGCAACGTAATAAGGTGATTCGAGAAATCGACGCTATTGTCTATGATCTTGAAGAAATTTTAGCAAGTGTAGCTAGCCATAATGCCACGCCAGAGCAATCAGTTTTTATTACAGAGTTTTCTGGTTTAATCAAAAACCTTTTTGATAAAGAAATCGAACAAATTTTACGATAA
- a CDS encoding YceI family protein — protein sequence MKKWLTALPVALVSTALLSASAFAADWQVKQGHSKVSFISVKKGDIAEVHDFKQVSGSLTPEGAFNLTIELVSVDTGIEIRDERMQTMLFEVAKYPQVKLNSVINPKLLADLSVGSTLMTQIDGTIDLHGKTRQMSFDVLVAKLSDTKMVVSSLAPVIVQANDFDLVEGVNKLREIAGLSSISLAVPVSFVLTLSQ from the coding sequence ATGAAAAAATGGCTAACAGCGTTACCAGTGGCATTAGTGTCAACAGCGCTATTATCTGCATCGGCGTTCGCCGCTGACTGGCAGGTCAAGCAAGGGCATTCAAAGGTCAGTTTTATTTCTGTTAAAAAAGGCGATATTGCAGAAGTACATGACTTTAAACAGGTCAGTGGCAGCTTAACCCCTGAAGGAGCATTCAATTTAACGATTGAATTAGTCAGTGTAGATACAGGGATTGAAATACGTGATGAAAGAATGCAAACCATGTTATTCGAAGTGGCTAAATACCCACAAGTGAAATTAAATTCAGTGATTAACCCGAAATTGCTGGCAGATTTGAGTGTCGGCTCAACGTTAATGACACAAATTGATGGCACTATTGATTTGCATGGTAAAACCCGCCAAATGTCGTTTGATGTATTGGTGGCAAAGCTTTCTGATACCAAAATGGTAGTAAGCAGTTTAGCGCCAGTAATTGTACAGGCGAATGATTTCGATTTAGTAGAAGGGGTTAACAAATTACGTGAAATAGCTGGATTAAGCAGTATAAGCTTAGCTGTTCCCGTATCGTTTGTACTCACTCTGTCTCAATAA
- a CDS encoding YaiI/YqxD family protein encodes MSHKIWVDADACPNPVKDMLFRAADRKTIPLVLVANQLIRVPASPNISVVRVSSGFDEADNYIVEQLNAGDLVITGDIPLAADAIDKGAVVFNPRGDIYTVDNIKQRLTMRDFMEELRSSGVHTTGPNSFSQADKHAFAQALDKWLSRL; translated from the coding sequence ATGAGCCATAAAATATGGGTTGATGCAGATGCATGCCCAAACCCAGTAAAAGACATGTTATTTAGAGCGGCAGACCGTAAAACGATTCCTCTCGTACTTGTTGCTAATCAGTTAATTCGAGTACCTGCTTCACCTAATATTTCTGTTGTTAGAGTGAGTTCTGGATTTGATGAAGCAGACAACTACATTGTTGAGCAGCTTAACGCGGGTGATTTGGTGATCACTGGTGATATTCCTTTGGCTGCTGATGCGATAGACAAAGGCGCAGTCGTGTTTAATCCAAGAGGTGATATATACACTGTTGACAATATAAAACAAAGATTAACTATGCGAGATTTTATGGAAGAGCTTCGCAGCAGTGGTGTCCATACAACGGGGCCAAATAGCTTTTCTCAGGCAGATAAACATGCATTTGCACAGGCGTTAGATAAATGGCTGAGCCGTTTATAA
- the pdxH gene encoding pyridoxamine 5'-phosphate oxidase: MNDLTDIRREYTQGGLRRKDLPENPLVLFEKWIEQAKHAELTDPTAMCVATVDADGQPFQRIVLLKKFDNDGFVFFTNLESRKATHLANNAKTSLLFPWHPLERQVAITGEAEPLSMMEVTKYFMTRPKDSQVAAWVSNQSSKISARQALETKFNEMKAKFAKGDVPLPKFWGGYRVKPQSIEFWQGGEKRLHDRFIYQKLPSGWNIDRLAP, translated from the coding sequence ATGAATGATTTAACTGATATCCGCCGAGAGTATACTCAAGGTGGATTACGCCGCAAAGACTTACCTGAAAACCCACTTGTGTTATTTGAAAAGTGGATTGAGCAGGCTAAACATGCTGAGTTAACAGATCCCACTGCGATGTGTGTTGCGACAGTGGATGCTGATGGTCAACCCTTTCAGCGCATTGTGTTATTAAAAAAATTTGATAATGATGGTTTTGTATTTTTCACCAACCTTGAAAGCCGAAAAGCTACCCATTTAGCGAATAATGCAAAAACCAGCTTATTGTTCCCATGGCATCCTCTAGAGCGCCAAGTGGCTATTACCGGAGAAGCCGAGCCATTATCGATGATGGAAGTGACTAAGTACTTTATGACAAGGCCAAAAGATAGCCAAGTTGCTGCATGGGTATCAAATCAATCAAGTAAAATTAGTGCACGCCAAGCATTAGAAACCAAATTTAACGAAATGAAAGCCAAGTTTGCAAAAGGCGATGTGCCACTTCCCAAGTTTTGGGGAGGCTATAGAGTTAAGCCGCAAAGTATCGAGTTTTGGCAAGGCGGTGAAAAACGATTACATGATCGATTTATATATCAAAAGTTACCATCCGGTTGGAATATCGATAGATTAGCGCCTTAA
- the speB gene encoding agmatinase, translated as MSTFAEKADYSLYSNAFGYLRQPLNFKPTETNADVVVIGLPFDMATTGRSGGRMGPEAIRRASVNLAWEETRWPWDFSICETINVVDAGDLVFDCGDQEDFTTRLEAFATRILESDKALLSFGGDHFVTLPLLRAHHKKYGKMALLHFDAHTDTYSQGSKYDHGTMFYHAPNEGLIAPENSIQVGIRTEYNKAEHLFDVIDAAQANELTADQIVTQIKQRVGDMPLYVTFDIDCLDPAYAPGTGTPVCGGLTSDKAMKIIRGLRGMNIVGMDVVEVAPAYDSADITALAGATLGLEMLHVWAEGKGLVKK; from the coding sequence ATGAGCACTTTTGCTGAAAAAGCAGATTATTCACTGTATTCCAATGCATTTGGATATTTACGTCAGCCATTAAATTTTAAACCAACAGAAACCAATGCTGATGTTGTTGTCATCGGTTTACCTTTTGATATGGCAACGACAGGCCGCTCTGGTGGCAGAATGGGACCTGAAGCCATTCGCCGTGCATCTGTTAACCTTGCTTGGGAGGAGACTCGCTGGCCTTGGGATTTTTCTATTTGTGAAACCATTAATGTCGTTGATGCGGGTGACTTAGTTTTTGATTGTGGCGATCAAGAAGATTTCACGACTCGTCTAGAAGCATTTGCAACGCGTATTTTAGAGAGTGACAAAGCCTTGCTAAGTTTTGGTGGTGACCATTTTGTGACATTGCCTTTGCTACGTGCTCATCACAAAAAGTACGGAAAAATGGCATTGCTGCATTTTGATGCTCATACCGATACATATAGCCAAGGTAGTAAGTATGATCATGGCACAATGTTTTATCATGCGCCTAATGAAGGCTTGATTGCGCCTGAAAACTCAATTCAAGTGGGGATCAGAACCGAGTACAACAAAGCGGAGCACTTGTTTGATGTTATTGATGCAGCACAAGCGAATGAGTTAACTGCAGATCAAATCGTCACGCAAATTAAACAGCGGGTAGGTGATATGCCTTTGTATGTCACATTTGATATTGACTGTTTAGACCCTGCTTATGCGCCAGGTACTGGTACACCAGTGTGTGGTGGCCTAACAAGTGATAAAGCAATGAAAATCATTCGTGGATTACGTGGCATGAACATAGTCGGAATGGACGTAGTCGAAGTTGCTCCAGCATATGATTCTGCTGATATTACCGCACTAGCAGGCGCAACACTGGGACTAGAAATGCTGCACGTATGGGCAGAAGGTAAAGGTTTGGTGAAAAAGTAG
- a CDS encoding adenosylmethionine decarboxylase: MFFEGSEKKIEVIIADSSLNIREFGQAFWADIVACANAEILSSISNEDCDAYLLSESSLFVWQDRFVMLTCGTTTLADAVMSFIEHVGEESIAFASYQRKNEYLSHLQSSSFQDDLKKIRKTIAGNAYRIGHLDSHHHYMFSTKRPFIARDSDVTNELLMYHINGKAADYLRGVNQSKQGIQDLLALSELFPDFAVDDFLFEPFGYSINGIKGNEYFTIHITPQEKSSYVSLETNVNLANHSVDIYARLLSILNPGSWDVIGFNSPKNTQGFPAHLCLGSCSLATEQGYNIDFSHYQQLCHEVLIPEYL, translated from the coding sequence ATGTTTTTTGAAGGTTCAGAGAAAAAGATTGAAGTCATTATTGCTGACTCATCTTTGAATATACGTGAATTTGGACAAGCATTCTGGGCTGATATTGTCGCCTGCGCTAATGCAGAAATTCTGTCATCGATCAGTAATGAAGACTGCGATGCTTATTTACTCAGTGAGTCTAGTTTATTTGTCTGGCAAGACCGTTTTGTGATGTTAACCTGCGGCACTACAACACTGGCTGATGCTGTGATGTCATTCATCGAACATGTTGGTGAAGAGTCTATTGCATTTGCCAGTTACCAACGTAAAAATGAATATTTGTCTCACTTACAATCAAGCTCTTTTCAAGATGACTTGAAAAAAATACGCAAAACAATTGCAGGAAATGCATACCGAATTGGCCACTTAGATTCGCATCACCACTATATGTTCAGTACTAAGCGGCCATTTATTGCACGTGATTCAGACGTAACCAATGAATTACTGATGTACCACATTAACGGTAAGGCTGCGGATTATTTACGTGGCGTAAATCAGAGTAAACAAGGTATACAGGATTTATTAGCGTTATCTGAGCTGTTTCCTGATTTCGCTGTTGATGACTTTTTATTTGAGCCATTTGGTTATTCAATTAACGGCATTAAAGGCAATGAATATTTTACTATTCATATCACACCTCAAGAGAAAAGCTCTTATGTGAGCCTTGAAACCAATGTTAATTTAGCCAATCACAGTGTCGATATTTATGCTCGTTTACTGTCAATTTTGAACCCTGGCAGTTGGGATGTGATTGGGTTTAATTCACCTAAGAATACCCAAGGATTTCCTGCTCACCTTTGTTTAGGCAGTTGCTCTTTGGCAACCGAACAAGGTTACAACATTGATTTCAGTCATTATCAGCAACTTTGTCATGAAGTACTGATCCCAGAATATTTGTAG
- the speA gene encoding biosynthetic arginine decarboxylase has protein sequence MKDWSIENARASYNVTHWSQQYFGIDDSGEVTVTPDPNKPECTIGLNELAKDMVKAGVALPVLVRFPQILHRRVENLCDAFNAAIQKYEYQNDYLLVYPIKVNQQQTVVEEILASQKSKEVPQLGLEAGSKPELMAVLAMAQKASSVIVCNGYKDKEYVRLALIGEKLGHKVYIVIEKISELKLILEESKNLGVTPRLGIRTRLAFQGKGKWQASGGEKSKFGLSAAQVLKVLNELEELNMMSSLQLIHFHLGSQIANIRDIRQGVSEAGRFYCELRKMGALIDTFDVGGGLAVDYDGTRSQSNNSMNYGLTEYANNIVNVLTDICNEYEQPMPRIISESGRHLTAHHAVLITDVIGTESYKPEDIQPPEEDAPQLLHNMWMSWTDMSERPDNRAIIEIYHDTQSDIAEAHSLFSVGQLTLMQRAWAEQTNLRVCHALKSLLSNNNRYHRPIIDELNEKLADKFFVNFSLFQSIPDAWGIDQVFPVLPLSGLDKPPERRAVMLDITCDSDGIVDQYVDGQGIETTLPVPAWTPESPYLIGFFMVGAYQEILGDMHNLFGDTNSAVVRVEESGIPNIESVLAGDTVADVLRYVNLDAVAFMRTYEELVNQHIAEDERTSILEELQLGLKGYTYLEDFS, from the coding sequence ATGAAAGATTGGTCTATCGAAAATGCTCGTGCAAGTTATAACGTGACACATTGGAGTCAACAGTATTTTGGTATTGATGATAGTGGCGAGGTGACAGTAACCCCTGATCCGAATAAACCAGAATGCACTATCGGATTAAATGAGCTGGCTAAAGATATGGTTAAAGCTGGGGTTGCTTTACCGGTTTTAGTGCGTTTCCCACAAATTTTACATCGCAGAGTTGAAAACTTATGTGATGCCTTTAATGCGGCGATTCAAAAATACGAGTATCAAAATGATTACTTGTTAGTGTATCCGATTAAAGTAAACCAACAGCAAACCGTTGTTGAAGAGATTTTGGCTAGCCAAAAGTCAAAGGAAGTGCCACAACTAGGGCTGGAAGCAGGTAGTAAGCCTGAGTTAATGGCCGTACTTGCTATGGCGCAAAAAGCCAGCTCAGTTATCGTTTGTAACGGTTACAAAGATAAAGAGTATGTGCGTTTAGCACTCATCGGTGAAAAGCTTGGTCATAAAGTTTACATCGTCATCGAGAAAATCTCTGAGCTAAAGTTGATTCTTGAAGAATCTAAAAATTTGGGGGTGACGCCAAGACTGGGTATCCGCACTAGACTTGCTTTTCAAGGCAAAGGTAAGTGGCAAGCCAGCGGTGGAGAAAAATCAAAGTTTGGTTTATCTGCAGCGCAAGTGCTTAAGGTGCTTAATGAATTAGAAGAGCTCAATATGATGAGTTCGCTGCAATTAATTCATTTCCACTTGGGTTCGCAAATCGCCAATATTAGAGATATTCGCCAAGGTGTAAGTGAAGCTGGCCGCTTTTACTGTGAGTTGCGTAAAATGGGCGCACTTATCGATACCTTTGATGTGGGCGGCGGCTTAGCTGTAGATTATGACGGTACTCGAAGTCAAAGTAATAACTCGATGAATTATGGTTTGACTGAATACGCCAATAATATCGTCAATGTGTTAACTGATATTTGTAATGAATATGAGCAGCCAATGCCACGTATTATTTCTGAGTCGGGTCGTCACTTAACAGCGCATCACGCGGTGTTAATCACTGACGTTATTGGCACTGAATCATACAAGCCTGAGGACATTCAACCGCCCGAGGAAGATGCGCCGCAGCTACTTCATAATATGTGGATGTCTTGGACTGATATGAGTGAGCGTCCTGATAATCGGGCTATTATTGAGATTTATCATGATACTCAAAGCGATATTGCTGAAGCGCACTCGTTATTTTCTGTCGGGCAACTGACATTAATGCAACGTGCTTGGGCTGAGCAAACTAACTTGCGTGTTTGTCATGCTCTTAAGAGTTTGTTGAGTAATAATAACCGTTATCACAGACCCATTATTGATGAGTTGAATGAAAAGTTAGCGGATAAGTTCTTTGTTAACTTCTCTTTATTTCAATCTATTCCCGATGCATGGGGGATTGATCAAGTATTCCCTGTTCTGCCATTGAGCGGACTTGATAAGCCACCAGAAAGACGGGCTGTGATGTTAGATATTACCTGTGACTCGGATGGTATTGTTGATCAATATGTAGACGGTCAAGGTATTGAGACTACGTTACCTGTTCCTGCTTGGACACCTGAAAGCCCTTATTTGATCGGCTTTTTCATGGTTGGTGCTTATCAAGAGATTTTAGGTGATATGCACAATTTATTTGGTGATACCAACTCTGCTGTCGTTAGGGTTGAAGAAAGCGGTATTCCAAATATTGAGTCTGTTCTTGCTGGTGATACAGTTGCTGATGTACTTCGCTATGTGAATTTAGACGCCGTTGCGTTTATGCGAACTTATGAAGAATTGGTCAATCAGCATATTGCTGAGGATGAAAGAACATCAATACTAGAAGAGTTACAGTTAGGTCTTAAAGGTTATACCTATTTAGAAGATTTTTCGTAA
- the speE gene encoding polyamine aminopropyltransferase, with protein MLNKSNIYYETLHPAYGQYFEVEHVLFEQKTEQWHLSIFENKHFGRVMALNGAIQTTEKDEFVYHEMMTHVPIIAHGDAKKVLIIGGGDGGMLRQVLKHKHVEQVTMVEIDANVVEMCKTYFPQHSQGAFDDDRVSLVIDDGMHFIEQCQQQFDVIISDCTDPIGPGEVLFSSAFYENCKRCLTEKGIFVAQNGVAFMQPEELQDTVRRLSPYVKDCWFYNAAVPTYIGGTMAFAWATDDVSARELDLTSLKQRFEKANISTQYYTPALHMASFALPAFVETAVKSAQSVTA; from the coding sequence ATGCTAAACAAATCAAATATTTATTACGAAACATTACATCCGGCTTATGGCCAATACTTTGAAGTTGAACACGTTCTTTTTGAACAGAAAACGGAACAGTGGCATTTAAGTATTTTTGAAAATAAACACTTTGGCCGTGTAATGGCGTTAAACGGTGCAATTCAGACTACCGAAAAAGACGAATTTGTTTACCATGAAATGATGACTCATGTGCCTATTATTGCTCATGGTGATGCTAAAAAGGTGTTGATTATTGGTGGCGGCGATGGTGGTATGCTGCGCCAAGTACTGAAGCATAAACACGTTGAGCAGGTTACTATGGTAGAAATCGATGCTAACGTAGTCGAAATGTGTAAAACCTATTTCCCACAACATTCTCAGGGCGCATTTGATGACGATCGAGTATCGTTAGTGATTGATGATGGAATGCATTTTATCGAGCAATGTCAGCAGCAATTTGATGTAATTATTTCAGATTGCACCGATCCTATTGGCCCTGGCGAAGTATTATTTAGCTCTGCATTTTATGAAAACTGTAAAAGATGCCTCACTGAAAAAGGGATTTTTGTTGCTCAAAATGGGGTTGCATTTATGCAACCAGAAGAATTACAAGACACTGTAAGGCGGTTAAGTCCTTATGTAAAAGATTGCTGGTTTTACAATGCTGCCGTACCTACTTATATTGGTGGCACAATGGCGTTTGCTTGGGCAACTGATGATGTATCGGCCAGAGAACTTGACTTGACTAGCCTCAAGCAACGTTTTGAAAAGGCGAATATTAGCACTCAGTATTATACGCCAGCTCTACACATGGCGAGCTTTGCTTTGCCCGCTTTTGTTGAAACTGCAGTGAAGTCCGCACAGTCGGTAACTGCATAA
- a CDS encoding CvfB family protein produces MIQIGKRYSLEVVKQVSFGVYVNAQELGQVLLPNKFVPKDCQVGDMVDVFLYLDSEDIVIATTQKPYAQVGEFAYLEAIATGPYGAFLDWGLEKDLLLPFGEQHRSIEEGKSYLVYVHANHVDERIMASSKVDKFLDKTPAEYTVGQQVDLIIGGTTDLGFKAIINNAHWGVLFQNEVFQRLSFGQSIKGYIKQVRADGKVDLILQKADKQNLDRNAETIINKLHRAGGFLPLNDKTDSAIIYDQMAMSKKAFKRSIGGLFKAGQISIEDDGIRLLK; encoded by the coding sequence ATGATACAAATCGGAAAGCGTTATTCTTTAGAAGTCGTTAAGCAAGTTAGTTTTGGTGTATATGTTAATGCCCAAGAGTTAGGACAAGTATTACTACCAAACAAATTTGTGCCTAAAGACTGTCAAGTCGGCGACATGGTAGATGTCTTTCTGTATCTAGATTCTGAAGACATTGTTATTGCAACAACCCAGAAACCTTATGCTCAAGTAGGCGAATTTGCTTACCTAGAAGCAATTGCAACAGGACCTTATGGTGCCTTTTTGGATTGGGGACTAGAAAAAGATTTACTTCTGCCTTTTGGTGAACAGCACCGTAGCATAGAAGAAGGTAAATCTTATTTAGTGTATGTCCATGCCAATCATGTTGATGAACGTATTATGGCGTCGTCTAAAGTGGATAAGTTTTTAGATAAAACCCCGGCTGAATACACCGTTGGTCAACAAGTCGACCTTATTATTGGTGGCACCACCGATTTAGGTTTCAAAGCCATCATTAATAACGCTCATTGGGGCGTGTTATTTCAAAATGAAGTATTCCAACGTCTAAGTTTTGGTCAATCTATCAAAGGTTATATCAAACAAGTACGTGCTGATGGCAAAGTTGATTTAATTTTACAAAAAGCTGATAAGCAAAACCTTGATAGAAATGCTGAAACGATTATTAATAAATTGCATCGCGCAGGTGGTTTTTTACCGCTCAATGACAAAACCGATTCAGCGATTATTTATGATCAGATGGCTATGAGTAAAAAAGCATTCAAGCGCAGTATCGGCGGTTTATTTAAAGCAGGCCAAATCAGTATCGAGGATGACGGCATCAGATTGCTCAAATAG